The following coding sequences lie in one Arachis ipaensis cultivar K30076 chromosome B05, Araip1.1, whole genome shotgun sequence genomic window:
- the LOC110271945 gene encoding uncharacterized protein LOC110271945 yields MLDSLNECLQISGMLLDESQVRSIVDEIKQVITASSSRKRERAERTKAEDFDAEESELIKEENEQEEEVFDQVGEILGTLIKTFKASFLPFFDELLSYLTPLWVCSSQKLSLLFSN; encoded by the exons ATGTTGGATTCATTGAATGAATGCTTACAG ATTTCTGGGATGCTTTTGGATGAAAGCCAGGTCAGGTCCATTGTTGACGAGATAAAACAAGTGATCACAGCTAGTTCAAGTAGGAAAAGAGAGAGGGCAGAGAGGACCAAAGCTGAAGATTTTGATGCTGAAGAGAGTGAGCTGATTAAAGAGGAAAATGAACAAGAGGAAGAAGTTTTTGATCAA GTGGGAGAGATATTGGGAACTTTGATCAAAACCTTCAAAGCCTCCTTCTTACCTTTCTTCGATGAACTATTATCATATTTGACACCTCTGTGGGTATGTTCCTCCCAGAAGCTGTCACTTCTCTTCTCTAATTAG